From the Lolium rigidum isolate FL_2022 chromosome 2, APGP_CSIRO_Lrig_0.1, whole genome shotgun sequence genome, one window contains:
- the LOC124687916 gene encoding sugar transport protein MST1-like yields the protein MPGGGGVLAVDAAAVAGPASGYSSEITFTVVMSCLMAASGGLIFGYDISITGGLTQMQSFLEAFFPEILEKMNNAQQDAYCIFDSQVLTTFVSSLYLAGVFACLVAGHVTRRVGRRNSMLIGASFFFVGAVLNCAAVNIYMLVIGRILLGFAVGFTNQSAPVYLAEIAPARWRGAFTSIFHLFLNVGMFVADLVNYRANTIARWGWRLSLGVGIIPAAIILVGAVFIPDSPNSLVLRGMVDEARHSLRRIRGRSADVDAELKDIMHAAEEGSRHKTGAFRRILQREYRPHLVMAIAIPLFFELTGMIVVTLFAPLLFYTIGFTSQKAILGSIITDVVSLAAIMVAALSVDRCGRRYLFVLGGGVLLVCLVAMTWIFGAELGTNGGKAMPRPYAVAVVALVCVFVAGFGVSWGPLKWIIPSEIFPLEVRSAGQSMSESISLTLTFVQTQSFLAMLCSFKFGSFAYNAAWVVVMTAFIIFFLPETKGVPIEAMGAVWARHWYWKRFVKPVPATEPDKQAGGPLVT from the exons ATGCCAGGAGGGGGAGGAGTTCTAGCggtggacgccgccgccgtcgccggcccgGCCTCCGGCTACAGCAGCGAGATAACGTTCACTGTCGTGATGAGCTGCCTCATGGCGGCCTCCGGCGGGCTCATTTTCGGATACGACATCAGTATCACAG GTGGGTTGACGCAGATGCAGTCGTTCCTGGAGGCCTTCTTCCCGGAGATTCTGGAGAAGATGAACAACGCGCAGCAGGACGCGTACTGCATCTTCGACAGCCAGGTGCTGACGACCTTCGTGTCCTCGCTGTACCTCGCCGGCGTGTTCGCGTGCCTGGTCGCCGGCCACGTGACGAGGAGGGTTGGCCGGAGGAACTCCATGCTCATCGGCGCTTCCTTCTTCTTCGTGGGCGCGGTCCTCAACTGCGCCGCCGTCAACATCTACATGCTGGTCATCGGCCGCATCCTCCTCGGCTTCGCTGTCGGCTTCACGAACCAG TCTGCACCGGTGTACCTGGCGGAGATCGCGCCAGCGCGGTGGCGCGGTGCGTTCACGAGCATCTTCCACCTGTTCCTCAACGTGGGAATGTTCGTGGCAGACCTCGTCAACTACCGCGCCAACACCATCGCGCGCTGGGGCTGGCGCCTGTCCCTCGGCGTGGGGATCATCCCGGCCGCCATCATCCTCGTCGGCGCCGTGTTTATCCCGGACTCGCCCAACAGCCTGGTGCTACGCGGCATGGTCGACGAGGCCCGCCACTCGCTGCGGCGGATCCGCGGGCGGTCCGCCGACGTGGACGCCGAGCTCAAGGACATCATGCACGCCGCGGAGGAGGGCAGCCGCCACAAGACCGGCGCGTTCCGCCGCATCCTGCAGCGCGAGTACCGGCCCCACCTCGTCATGGCGATCGCCATCCCGCTCTTCTTCGAGCTGACGGGCATGATCGTGGTGACGCTCTTCGCGCCGCTGCTCTTCTACACCATCGGGTTCACGAGCCAGAAGGCCATCCTGGGCTCCATCATCACCGACGTCGTCAGCCTCGCGGCCATCATGGTGGCGGCGCTCTCCGTCGACCGCTGCGGCCGCCGCTACCTCttcgtcctcggcggcggcgtcctgCTCGTGTGCCTGGTGGCGATGACGTGGATCTTCGGCGCGGAGCTGGGGACCAACGGCGGGAAGGCGATGCCGAGGCCCtacgcggtggcggtggtggcgctgGTGTGCGTGTTCGTGGCGGGGTTCGGCGTGTCGTGGGGGCCGCTCAAGTGGATCATCCCCAGTGAGATCTTCCCGCTGGAGGTGAGGTCGGCGGGGCAGAGCATGAGCGAGTCCATCTCGCTCACGCTCACCTTCGTCCAGACGCAGTCCTTCCTCGCCATGCTCTGCAGCTTCAAGTTCGGTTCTTTCGCATACAACGCCGCCTGGGTCGTCGTCATGACGGcgttcatcatcttcttcctcccggaGACCAAGGGCGTGCCCATAGAGGCCATGGGCGCGGTCTGGGCACGCCACTGGTATTGGAAGCGCTTCGTTAAGCCGGTACCGGCGACGGAGCCAGACAAACAGGCCGGCGGGCCGCTTGTAACGTGA